From the Devosia sp. FJ2-5-3 genome, the window TTTGTCGATGGTGCCCTTGTGATCGACAATGGCATGGCCCAGCGCGCCGAACAGCCGATTGAGGATGCCCACCAGTTCGTCGGGCGAAATACGTTCGGCGAGCGCGGAAAAATTGCGCACGTCCGAGAACATGACGGTCAGCTCCCGCACTTCCCCACCGAGGCGCAGCAATTTTTCGTCGGCCTCGATCTGGGTCAGCAGCGAGGGTTCGACATAGTGGGCAAAGGCGCGCCTGATGCGCCGCCGGTCGGCATCGGTGGTGGCGAAGCGATAGACCACCATGGCGGCAAAGAGCGTCAGGATGCCGAGGAGCGGAAAGCTCGGATCGATGAGGAGGCGCGGCCCGGCAAAAGCCAGCCAGCTCGCCGCCGTCACCGCCGCTGCCGTCATCAGCGACACCAGCAGCCCCACCATCGGCCCGGTGGTGACCACGCTGGCCACGATCAGCAATCCGGCGCTGGCAAAAATAAGCACTTCCAGCCCCGCCACCCAATCGGCGCGGTCGAGAAAGGTGCCGGTCAGCATCTGCTCGAGCGCCTGGAGGTGGATGGTCACACCCGGCACGGCCTCGCCCAGCGCGCTGGTGCGAATATCGAGAAGGCCCGTCGCGGAGGTGCCGACGAGGATGATCTTGCCGGCAATCCGCTCGGTCAGCTTGGTGTAGTCAGCGCCCAGAATGTCTCCCGCCGAGGTGAATATCTCGTCCTCGAGGCTGCGATAATAGATCCAGAGATCCCCGTTCGGGCCGGTGGGAATGGCCATGTCGCCAATGCGCAATTGGTCGACGGCGCCGCTGCCATCGCCGAGCACGACGAGGGTCGAAACCCCCATGGCGACCCGCATCGCCTCGACGGAGAGGGTCGGGAACATCTTCCCGTCGCTGTTCCAGAGCAGCGGCAACCGGCGCGCCACGCCGCCCTCCCCCCGTTCGAGGCTGGCAACCCCCAGTCCTGCGGCCTCCGCCGCCAGTTCCGGGAGGGGCTGGGCAACGCCGCCCAAGAGCGGCAGGCGCGCCAGCGGGTCGTTACCGGTCACCGCCAACCCGGCCTTGGGGCCAATCCTGGGTGGAGGAGCGCGTGGGCTCTGGGCAAGGGCCAGCACGCTCGGCCCGCTCGCCAGCGCCGCCGCCAGCTTGCCGTCATTGCTTTGCCCCGCCTCGGTGCCGGACGGTCCCATCCGGTCGGGCTCGGCGAACAGCAGATCGAGCGCCACCGCGGCCGCGCCCATTTCAAGGAGGCGCTCGGTAAGCAGGGCAAAGACATCGCGCGGCCAGGGCCATTGCCCGATGGCCGCCAAAGCCTCCTCATCGATATCGACGATGTGCACGGGCAGTTCCGCGCCCACATGGCGCGGCA encodes:
- a CDS encoding adenylate/guanylate cyclase domain-containing protein, which produces MGRRRTAIGFGLVVIVLLTLLRLADPYPLRVARETSFDSYQQMLPRHVGAELPVHIVDIDEEALAAIGQWPWPRDVFALLTERLLEMGAAAVALDLLFAEPDRMGPSGTEAGQSNDGKLAAALASGPSVLALAQSPRAPPPRIGPKAGLAVTGNDPLARLPLLGGVAQPLPELAAEAAGLGVASLERGEGGVARRLPLLWNSDGKMFPTLSVEAMRVAMGVSTLVVLGDGSGAVDQLRIGDMAIPTGPNGDLWIYYRSLEDEIFTSAGDILGADYTKLTERIAGKIILVGTSATGLLDIRTSALGEAVPGVTIHLQALEQMLTGTFLDRADWVAGLEVLIFASAGLLIVASVVTTGPMVGLLVSLMTAAAVTAASWLAFAGPRLLIDPSFPLLGILTLFAAMVVYRFATTDADRRRIRRAFAHYVEPSLLTQIEADEKLLRLGGEVRELTVMFSDVRNFSALAERISPDELVGILNRLFGALGHAIVDHKGTIDKFMGDAVMAFWNAPVRTERHALLACRAALDMRDALEKLNSEGSETIRIGIGIATGPALVGNMGFEERFDYSCVGDTVNVASRLESMCKAVGHELIVSAATAAAARELAFLDAGRIELKGMSGREAILILVGDEKVEQSTAFLLLSEAHDALVVELLSGQASAGRIANCRALSAAVDPRLAAFYDALPGRIDDFTTSGEAIASASE